ACGTTGGAATATAGTTTTGGGGGAAGTTTCGTTGTCTCCACAGCACATGTTCAAGCTATATAAATGTAAGAACTGAAACAttgataaatctaaatatagtTGCTTCGCTGTTCCGGCACATGTTTCCGCATTGACCTCCATGGGCTTTCAACAGGGTCGCAAGTTTCTTTCTTCGAATTACGCGAGACCCACTTgcaaatttatgaaatattgttATGTGTTCGAAGGCTTGCTTGATAATGAGAAGCTTTGACAATTAGCATTAACATAAATTTCCATAACAGTTCTCATGGTCCCTGCAGTCTGCAACGCGTATTCTAGTCAGATCTCGAGCATACTTGCATTACTTTAGCCTTATTGAcagttattttaaagataaactTGACAATTAATTATGCTAATATTAATCATAATCCTCCAGGATAACATGTAAATGATAGAAAATAGTTAATCTCAATGAGATCACAAGTCAATAGATGTTTTTGTCCTGATGTATATTCGTCTCCTTATAGTTGTGGTATCAATCGATCACCCACATTCTTTTGCCTGACTTTGTTAATGTTAAGTCGAAAACATACGTAGAATAACATCTTTTGAGCGTGTTGACTCCAGTGTATTAtagctttttcctttattttattctattttccaATCATTCTGCCTTCGTGGTTGCCAAATCCACCGTCATTAACCTAACCGCACTCTTTGTGGCAAATACTAGTGGAGAAGTGTagcaaatttggaagaaaaagtGTAGTACTTTTCTAGACTTGGCAAGTTTGAATGCACTACTTAGTGCGACATCAGCGTTGGGTCTTTTAGCTAAAGTAAATGAGTCGTTTAATGATGAAAGGTGGCTCTTGTTTGATGACTTAATTAGACGATAAACTATTATTACTTTAGTGAGGCTTAATCTAAAACTTCAAAACTTTCAATCTTTTGCTTGTCATTAAACTGATGTTATATAGGCAATATTATTctatatttcttaaatttttatttctagtgcTGAGTTTTTTACTTAGATAATGAATCCAATGGGGCAATTAGCTAATTAAAAACTCCTAAACATTTCCCACGATCGTGCATGGAAATTAGGCAACTAGGATATCGCATGACCCAGAAATAAGCTACATTATGTTTTGACTTTTATGGTAGTGGTAATATTGAAAAATTGCGTAACAGCTAGCTTGACGTTCTGCTGATGGATCTGAAAATTAGGACATCAAACCCGAGAAATACAAagtcttttttaaataaagtctttgcatttgaaatcaatttataaatcaaatgGCTTACTTTACCCTCAAAAACTGCCTAGCGGTCTTTCTCCCCTTTAAATACACCTACTCCAcgaagataaaaattaaaagcaatgGCCCAGCTCTGCTCTCTTCTAACATTATGTCTATTCTTTCTTGTTCCTTTCTTCCTTTCTCCTTCTTTTGCAGGTGTTCCTCCTTCGGCTCCTGTCTCAGCAAGAACAATTTGCAAGTCCACTCCAAACCCATCTTATTGCAGAGCTGTGCTCCCTAACCACACCACCAATGTCTACAACTACGGTCGATTCTCTATCCGCAAATCTCTATCACAGTCCCGAAAATTCCTCAAGCTAGTGGATAAGTATTTAAGAAAATACCAACCCTCGTTACCAACATCCGCAATTCATGCTTTGCAAGATTGCCGCTTCTTAACTGTTCTAAACATTGATTTCCTTTTGAGCTCATTTAAAACTGTCAATGGCACTAGTACAACTCTGTCCCTGGTAGAAGCTGATGACATACAAACCTTTCTTAGCGCTATTCTAACTAACCAACAGACCTGTTTAGACGGCATACAATCGATTGCCTCAACTTGGAGTATAAGGAACGGCCTCTCAGTTCCTCTGTCAAATGACACAAAGCTTTATAGTGTTTCTTTAGCTCTTTTCACTAAAGGATGGGTTCCTAAGAAGAAGAGAAAGGCCACATGGAAGCCTAGAAACAAACAACGAGGTTTCAAACGTGGACGTTTGCATCTAAAAATGTCTAGTCGAACACGCTCAATTTATGAGACTGTAAGCAGAAGAAAGCTTCTTCAAACGACTGACGATACTGATGAAGAGGTATTGGTGAGTGACATTGTGACAGTGTGTCAAGACGGTAGTGGTAATTTTACTACCATTAATGATGCTATAACTGCAGCTCCCAACAACACCAATGGTGTAAATGGTTTCTACTTGATTTACATCTCTGGTGGTGTATATCAAGAGTACATTTCCATCGCTAAGAACAAAAAATACTTGATGATGATTGGTGATGGTATCAATCAGACAATTATCACTGGAAATCGTAGCGTAATTGATGGGTGGACAACATTTAACTCTGCAACTTTTggtaagttttaatttaaaaaaaaaaaaaactatttgaaGTAATTACATTAACTTTAATCTGATAGAGTTGGCTTAATATTACAGCTGTGGTGGCTCCAAATTTTATTGCGGTAAACATGACTTTTCAAAACACGGCTGGAGCAATCAAGCATCAAGCCGTTGCAGTTCGAAATGGGGCTGATTTGTCAGTATTCTATAGCTGCAGTTTCGAAGGATACCAAGATACTCTATATACTCATTCCTTAAGACAGTTTTATAGAGAATGTGATATATATGGTACTGTTGATTTCATATTTGGAAATGCTGCCGTTGTTTTTCAGAACTGCAACATATATCCTCGACGACCGATGAATGGGCAATTCAATGCCATCACTGCACAGGGTCGGACAGATCCAAACCAAAACACAGGCACATCAATTCATGATTGCAACATCATGGCTGCTGATGATTTGGCCTCTAGCAATACCACTTTCAAAACATATTTAGGGAGACCATGGAAGGAGTACTCAAGGACTGTATACATGCAGAATTTCATGGACAGTTTAATAAACCCTGCTGGTTGGAAAGAATGGAATGGAGATTTTGCCTTGAATACGTCATACTATGCTGAATATAACAACAATGGACCTGGTTCTAACACTTCCAATAGGATCACTTGGTCTGGTTACCATGTAATAAATGCAACCGACGCTACTAACTTTACTGTGTCTAGCTTTTTGCTTGGAGACGATTGGTTATTAGATACAGGTGTCCCTTACAATGCAAGCTTAATATAGGCAACTAATTAATTCATGAGTCAAAcgttaattcatattttttttccctttggtCATTGTTTTATGATGTAATAATTAAGCATGAATAACTAAATACTCAAAGTGTTTAGCTTGTTAGCAATCCAACGTAATTTGATACTACTATTTATCTGAAGATAATTATAAACCTAGGTCAAAAATAATTTGGTAAGGAAAAATTGCTCCAAGGCCAAATCATTAGTAGCTATGATGTTGTAATCATGAATTGATATGTATATTATGActgaattaatattaataattcaaggCCTATGAGGATAAGGGAATAAATATTGCACTGAAGTAgcatatcaatttaataatcaTCACCTATCATCTTAAAGAAAagtcataaataaataaataataactcaATACTAATAAGTGTCGAGTTTAGGTTAAGGTCAAGGGTAAACTCATAATTTTTATGGAGGgtcaaaattgaattataatttttgagagAGCTAATAATGTAATTTCTTCATTGTATTAATGTAAGATTTTACAATCTTCAAGGAAATAAActatagaatttttattttttgagagagcataattgaattttaaattttaagaagaGTTGAAatgcaattttactattaaattaattttaagactTAGTAAATACTCAAATAACTAAAggagtatttttctttttcttttttctttttttttttttgggggatAGGACCCTTGCTTGCCCCCTTTTAGTTTCTCCCCTAGCTAAGGTATTCCTAATTCACTCTAGTCCAAGCCTCCTGAATTTGATTCAAGAAAACACCCACAGGTGTTGAGTTCCCCTAATTATCAGTTTTACGGTTACAATCTTAATTAATACAATATCACATTTTAAGAACTCAACACCCATAATTGTCTAATTCtcaattagattttttttataaaacctaTAAGTACTCGttcctctttaatttttcacaaaCCTAAAGTTCTATTACAACGAATGTTGAGTTTTACCCCTCCATGTTATTTTTTAACCTTAAACCTTCAATTCTACAATCTACCAACCCTTACTCTgatctaaaccctaaatacaTTTCGAGTGTTGAGTGCGTTTATAGGTTTAGgctaacattaaattaataggTTTTAGATATGATAAGTGTATGTAAGAGTTCTTGAGATATTTGGTTAATAGCAAAAGAAACGAAGTTAGTGTCTCGCTTCATTTGATGCATCATttcaattagaattttttttttctattgaaattgaAGCTAAGGAGGTGGCCGAAGTCTTTAAGGCTAACGGGAAGGAAAAAGTGACGAAAGCTTAATCGTGTTTCTATTTGTGCTCTCCAGATTTCCAATTTACTTTAtatgtttgattaaattaatttcttaggTTTGGTATgttggattaaaaaattaaattacttgaGGTGACGGAAGCTTAATGCACTGCTTGTTTTGTGACTTATGGTATTGGAGgcttaaaatcatgtttgttgTGTTAAATGATGCTAATGTATTACTGTTGATTCTATGAATGGTGAGATGCTTGTTAAGTTTCTTAAACatgctttaattataaaatgactCTATTAagcaattttaaaaatcactttGGTATGGTTGGCATACCATACGGTAATAGAgctcttaaaatatttatgtttatgtgGGATTGCTGATAGCACCAAGGAGTACTGTATTTGGTGCTTGCCCCCATTTATTGGTGTGTTAGGTTGGAAGTCGTGTTATGACATGCACCACAATATTGTTATCATTTATGGTGCTTATGCATATTTGTGGTGAGTTCGAGGTTATCTATGGAACCATTTCCCTAGTTTGATTAATAGGGGCAAAAGCTAAATTGGCATTTGAATATTGATAAAGGTGTTGCAAATTTGTATGTGATAAGGTGAATGAATCTTCACATCATAAATATGATGTTAATAGAAGAGGCTATATTACACctttttaaatgtattaattgATGAGATCTAGTTTCCTTAGTGTAGTAATTTCATCTatgtacttgtaatttttcgaacaaattaatttaataaacatccATCAATATCATTTGTATATTGTCTTCAACAGTTATTGAAttcaaagcaaaatgaaagtaaattttagctcattgattatctaacatttaatttaatattaagcgGCATTACATGGTCGGATTGTAATACGAAAAGCTTAtgttagtagataatctaaacacgtccttagtctaatcgaaattGAGCAAAtcgattaaaagactaatacgTCGTCTATCAAGTTCAAATGGGGAGATACCATTGCAGTGGGTATTGAAGTAGATTGGACAAGACCCAAGTTGTAACAACCTGAATTCCAGCGGTGTTGGAAAATGCGGTTTTGGAGCCTTATTTTCATAAATCGAGtctgtaaatataaaataggaatatttatggaattagtataaaaatataataaagttcAGTTAAATAATTTAGCCGAAAAAGTAGTTAATTAA
The Gossypium raimondii isolate GPD5lz chromosome 8, ASM2569854v1, whole genome shotgun sequence DNA segment above includes these coding regions:
- the LOC105790840 gene encoding probable pectinesterase/pectinesterase inhibitor 7, with protein sequence MAQLCSLLTLCLFFLVPFFLSPSFAGVPPSAPVSARTICKSTPNPSYCRAVLPNHTTNVYNYGRFSIRKSLSQSRKFLKLVDKYLRKYQPSLPTSAIHALQDCRFLTVLNIDFLLSSFKTVNGTSTTLSLVEADDIQTFLSAILTNQQTCLDGIQSIASTWSIRNGLSVPLSNDTKLYSVSLALFTKGWVPKKKRKATWKPRNKQRGFKRGRLHLKMSSRTRSIYETVSRRKLLQTTDDTDEEVLVSDIVTVCQDGSGNFTTINDAITAAPNNTNGVNGFYLIYISGGVYQEYISIAKNKKYLMMIGDGINQTIITGNRSVIDGWTTFNSATFAVVAPNFIAVNMTFQNTAGAIKHQAVAVRNGADLSVFYSCSFEGYQDTLYTHSLRQFYRECDIYGTVDFIFGNAAVVFQNCNIYPRRPMNGQFNAITAQGRTDPNQNTGTSIHDCNIMAADDLASSNTTFKTYLGRPWKEYSRTVYMQNFMDSLINPAGWKEWNGDFALNTSYYAEYNNNGPGSNTSNRITWSGYHVINATDATNFTVSSFLLGDDWLLDTGVPYNASLI